A single genomic interval of Salinarchaeum sp. IM2453 harbors:
- a CDS encoding phosphoribosylaminoimidazolesuccinocarboxamide synthase, which translates to MTSVKEFVIDIPAESDALGSGSFLFTDAYSIFDWGQMPDPIPDKGASLCVMGGYNFELLEKNGVSTHYKGVVPDGQSDPVSIDKITEPPTEMAIELTQVPDLPYTGNGYDYTSYHDEAGENYLVPLEIVFRNRVPIGSSLRRRTDPADHGLSYDNWPESQVELDDPIVEFSTKYEESDRYLSQDEANDIAGHADIDALVSLAQQVNEIITEHANQQGFTHEDGKIEVFYHSGELKVADVVGTFDENRFTYDGQQLSKEVLRQYHRETQSDWVTAVKEAKRRAKSTDTADWRTICDQSPEPLDNKVIQIVRDMYASGANAYIDQQLFDAPEIDSTIDEIKKLVEL; encoded by the coding sequence ATGACCAGTGTCAAAGAGTTTGTAATCGACATACCCGCTGAGTCTGACGCACTTGGATCAGGCTCGTTTTTGTTTACTGATGCATACTCGATCTTCGATTGGGGACAAATGCCAGATCCAATTCCAGATAAGGGTGCATCACTGTGTGTCATGGGTGGATATAACTTTGAGTTACTTGAGAAAAACGGAGTTTCAACACACTACAAAGGGGTAGTGCCTGACGGTCAATCAGATCCAGTAAGTATAGACAAGATCACAGAACCTCCAACAGAGATGGCAATTGAGCTCACGCAAGTTCCTGATTTACCATATACAGGAAACGGCTATGACTATACGTCATATCATGACGAAGCTGGAGAGAACTATCTTGTCCCGTTGGAGATCGTATTCCGAAATCGAGTACCAATTGGATCAAGCCTCAGACGACGAACTGATCCAGCAGACCACGGACTATCGTATGATAACTGGCCGGAAAGCCAAGTCGAACTGGACGATCCAATCGTTGAGTTCTCGACAAAGTATGAAGAATCCGATCGATATCTGTCTCAAGACGAAGCGAATGATATAGCCGGACACGCAGATATCGACGCGTTAGTCTCACTAGCGCAGCAAGTAAATGAGATCATTACTGAGCATGCTAACCAACAAGGATTCACACACGAGGATGGAAAAATCGAAGTATTTTATCACAGCGGAGAGCTGAAGGTGGCAGACGTTGTCGGTACATTCGATGAGAACCGGTTTACCTATGATGGCCAGCAACTTTCAAAAGAAGTACTACGACAGTACCATCGAGAGACACAATCAGATTGGGTTACCGCAGTAAAGGAAGCCAAAAGACGGGCAAAGAGTACAGATACAGCAGATTGGCGAACAATCTGTGATCAATCACCAGAGCCACTGGATAATAAGGTAATTCAAATAGTGAGGGATATGTATGCGAGTGGAGCAAACGCATACATCGACCAACAACTATTCGATGCACCTGAGATTGACTCGACTATAGATGAAATCAAGAAACTCGTTGAACTGTAG
- a CDS encoding zinc ribbon domain-containing protein has protein sequence MTHEQVAPSKFIDHPAKDKLFRVKADAEGINDRPAELRRQEKVHTERFDHLLSEYRQMRRKERRLREQIQHDVASQLMWLAVENDCETTVFESLGQIESSDASGTVGWLISSWARGELLDHVEYKAGLFGIDVTTVNPWGTSRSCPRCGERGETVNEPNDHTECRHGGYFHCPHCGYECDRDVVGAVNVGRKYLSKSKMEEANPAEYSSAENHASFSSPSEGARSAAPAESQTAGMSGVQSATDTQQDQAIGRQTHLSRCCSLSLTAKR, from the coding sequence GTGACACACGAGCAGGTTGCGCCGTCCAAGTTCATCGACCATCCAGCGAAAGACAAACTGTTCCGGGTAAAAGCCGACGCCGAAGGCATCAACGACCGGCCGGCAGAACTCCGGCGACAGGAGAAAGTACACACGGAACGGTTTGACCACTTACTCAGTGAGTATCGCCAGATGCGCCGGAAGGAACGTCGCCTACGCGAGCAAATCCAACACGACGTGGCGAGCCAACTGATGTGGCTGGCTGTTGAGAACGACTGTGAAACCACCGTGTTTGAGTCTCTTGGGCAGATAGAGTCGTCCGATGCAAGCGGTACGGTGGGATGGTTGATCAGTTCGTGGGCACGGGGTGAACTGCTTGATCACGTCGAGTACAAGGCCGGGTTATTTGGGATCGACGTGACGACGGTGAATCCGTGGGGAACAAGTCGGAGTTGTCCCCGATGCGGTGAACGTGGAGAGACGGTGAACGAACCGAACGACCACACGGAGTGTCGTCACGGTGGGTATTTCCACTGTCCGCACTGCGGGTATGAATGCGACCGTGATGTGGTTGGAGCGGTCAACGTCGGGCGGAAATATCTCTCAAAAAGCAAGATGGAGGAGGCGAACCCTGCTGAGTATAGCTCGGCGGAGAACCACGCCAGCTTCTCATCACCTTCAGAGGGTGCCCGTTCTGCTGCCCCCGCAGAGTCACAAACTGCCGGGATGTCTGGCGTTCAGTCCGCGACCGATACTCAACAGGATCAGGCGATCGGTCGTCAGACCCACCTGTCTCGATGCTGTTCGTTGTCACTCACTGCGAAACGATGA
- the deoC gene encoding deoxyribose-phosphate aldolase, protein MVTASELRENPHQVAEIIDHTNVDPTATKSEIRTLCEEVLEYGFRSAVVVPYHAELSADILGDEANVGVVIGFPYGVQNGDAKQAEIEPILEYADEIDMVINRTAFANNDETTVVSEITAIKDMIGDRKLKCIIESPELERDEIRHAAQLVEKAGADFVKTAVGYSGPTDPDEVQAIKDAVSSSVEIKASGGIGSFEEVIEVVEAGASRIGASSGVEIVESI, encoded by the coding sequence ATGGTTACAGCATCCGAACTTCGTGAAAATCCCCACCAAGTTGCTGAGATTATAGATCATACGAATGTTGATCCAACGGCAACCAAATCAGAGATTCGTACGCTATGCGAAGAGGTGCTGGAATATGGCTTCCGTTCTGCAGTTGTTGTCCCGTATCATGCTGAGCTATCAGCAGATATTCTCGGGGACGAAGCAAATGTAGGGGTCGTTATCGGGTTCCCATATGGCGTACAAAATGGAGACGCCAAACAAGCAGAGATTGAGCCAATACTTGAGTACGCTGACGAAATTGATATGGTAATTAATAGAACAGCATTTGCTAATAACGATGAGACGACAGTTGTAAGTGAAATCACAGCCATCAAAGACATGATCGGCGATCGGAAGTTGAAATGTATAATTGAGTCTCCAGAGCTGGAACGCGATGAAATTAGGCATGCAGCACAGTTGGTAGAAAAGGCAGGTGCTGATTTCGTGAAGACTGCGGTTGGATACAGTGGTCCAACGGATCCAGATGAGGTGCAAGCAATTAAGGATGCGGTAAGTTCGTCGGTGGAGATCAAAGCGTCTGGGGGGATTGGATCATTTGAGGAGGTTATTGAGGTTGTTGAGGCTGGGGCATCAAGAATAGGTGCATCATCAGGGGTCGAAATTGTTGAGTCGATCTAA
- a CDS encoding AzlD family protein produces MIDSSALTVDPYILSIIAGMAIVTYITKAGGLWLLSRFDVSDRVEAGLSVLPGAIVIAILGPELADGGPPEWAAAGVVLLVMVKTENILLALIAGLGAVLLFRTLF; encoded by the coding sequence ATGATTGACAGTAGCGCACTTACTGTTGATCCCTATATTCTGAGCATTATTGCTGGAATGGCAATTGTGACCTATATTACGAAGGCGGGTGGACTCTGGCTTCTTAGTCGATTTGACGTTAGTGACCGCGTAGAAGCTGGGCTCTCAGTGCTTCCTGGTGCAATTGTCATTGCCATCCTTGGACCGGAACTCGCTGATGGTGGGCCTCCAGAATGGGCTGCAGCTGGTGTTGTACTGCTCGTAATGGTAAAAACTGAAAATATCCTACTTGCACTGATTGCTGGGCTTGGTGCTGTGTTGCTTTTCCGTACGCTATTTTAG
- a CDS encoding AzlC family ABC transporter permease — MGTDQKAQLADSSDSSEDSPVSDSSMVEFRGIKKGFVMCVPLALGVAGYGVGFGLLANQAGLSVLEAALMSATVVAGAAQIVAIEMWSDPIPVSAILLAVFAVNLRYSLMGAALHPWFKRLSWKQTYGSLFFMADENWALTMNDLQSGSGRGAYLLGSGLAIWSFWILSTVFGAVAGGLIDNPATYGFDFILAAVFTALAVELWDGKKTVLPWGVALFVAVFTAEITTGEWYILAGGIAAAIVEVIRYD; from the coding sequence ATGGGTACTGATCAAAAGGCACAGTTAGCCGATAGTAGCGATTCCTCGGAAGATTCACCTGTTTCTGATAGTTCGATGGTTGAGTTTCGAGGGATCAAAAAAGGATTTGTGATGTGTGTGCCCCTTGCTCTCGGTGTTGCCGGATACGGAGTTGGATTTGGATTACTAGCCAACCAGGCTGGACTGAGTGTGCTTGAAGCGGCATTAATGAGTGCAACAGTGGTTGCTGGTGCTGCACAGATTGTCGCAATTGAGATGTGGTCTGATCCTATACCGGTTAGTGCAATTCTACTGGCGGTATTTGCTGTGAATCTTCGATATTCGCTTATGGGCGCTGCATTACATCCTTGGTTCAAGCGTTTATCATGGAAACAAACCTACGGCAGCCTCTTTTTTATGGCCGATGAGAATTGGGCACTGACAATGAACGATCTCCAGTCTGGGAGTGGCCGTGGAGCCTACCTCCTTGGAAGTGGCTTAGCAATCTGGTCATTCTGGATTCTTTCAACAGTATTTGGTGCTGTAGCTGGAGGATTGATTGATAACCCGGCAACGTATGGTTTTGACTTTATCCTTGCAGCCGTATTTACAGCTCTTGCTGTTGAGCTCTGGGATGGAAAAAAGACAGTTCTTCCATGGGGGGTCGCTTTATTTGTCGCCGTGTTCACTGCTGAAATTACGACCGGTGAATGGTATATTCTCGCCGGAGGAATAGCAGCAGCGATCGTGGAGGTGATTCGATATGATTGA
- a CDS encoding tRNA (N(6)-L-threonylcarbamoyladenosine(37)-C(2))-methylthiotransferase, producing the protein MARYYIETYGCTSNRGESQEIEQKLQNAGHRPTELETADVAIMNTCTVVETTEHRMLRRAKELTNATNDLIITGCMALAQHEEFEDIDCRIIHWDNVPAAVGNGECPTATADTEPILEGQIGILPIARGCMSNCSYCITKQATGRLTSRTVRENVSRVQELVNSGAREIRLTGQDTGVYGWDLNQGVALLPELLDQICTEVSGQFRVRLGMANPGGVHDIREELAAVFAEHNQIYNFLHLPVQSGSNAVLRDMRRQHTVAEFREIVDTFETQLDYWTLATDFIAGFPTEGQSDHEKSINLLEEIQPEKINVTRFSKRPKTDAAKMDGLGGPTKKKRSKDLSERKRSLCETVHQEMVGKKQDVLVVEEGREDSVKCRDQAYRQIIIQDAAERGITPGDFLTVKVTASQPMYVFAEPVETEEKIAAAD; encoded by the coding sequence ATGGCCCGGTACTACATCGAGACATACGGTTGTACCTCGAACCGAGGTGAGAGCCAAGAAATCGAGCAAAAGCTGCAGAACGCTGGTCATAGACCAACAGAGCTAGAGACAGCCGATGTTGCAATTATGAATACGTGTACCGTTGTTGAAACAACTGAACATCGAATGTTGCGCCGGGCCAAAGAACTCACAAATGCAACTAATGACCTAATTATAACAGGCTGTATGGCGCTCGCTCAGCACGAAGAATTTGAAGACATCGACTGTCGAATTATACACTGGGATAATGTACCGGCCGCAGTTGGAAACGGAGAATGTCCAACGGCGACCGCAGATACTGAACCAATCCTTGAAGGCCAGATTGGAATTCTGCCAATCGCTCGGGGATGTATGAGCAATTGCTCATATTGTATCACAAAGCAGGCAACAGGGCGTCTTACCAGTCGCACAGTTCGTGAAAACGTAAGCCGCGTACAAGAGCTTGTTAATTCTGGTGCTCGAGAGATTAGACTAACGGGACAGGACACTGGAGTATACGGCTGGGATCTTAACCAAGGAGTAGCGTTACTTCCAGAGTTGCTTGACCAGATTTGTACGGAAGTTTCAGGACAGTTCCGCGTTCGACTCGGAATGGCCAATCCGGGAGGAGTACACGATATTCGAGAGGAGCTTGCTGCTGTCTTTGCAGAACATAACCAAATATACAATTTCCTACATTTACCTGTGCAATCAGGATCAAATGCTGTTTTACGTGATATGCGGAGACAGCATACGGTTGCTGAATTTCGAGAAATTGTTGATACGTTTGAGACGCAACTTGACTATTGGACTCTTGCAACTGACTTTATTGCTGGATTTCCAACAGAAGGTCAATCAGATCATGAAAAAAGTATAAATCTACTTGAGGAAATTCAGCCGGAAAAAATTAACGTAACGCGATTTTCAAAGCGTCCCAAAACTGACGCGGCAAAAATGGACGGACTTGGAGGGCCAACAAAGAAAAAGCGATCAAAAGATCTGAGTGAGCGAAAGCGATCTCTTTGTGAGACAGTTCACCAGGAGATGGTTGGCAAAAAGCAGGATGTTCTTGTTGTTGAGGAAGGCCGAGAAGATTCTGTCAAATGTCGAGATCAAGCCTACCGGCAGATAATTATTCAAGATGCTGCAGAACGGGGGATTACTCCAGGAGACTTTTTGACTGTCAAAGTGACTGCTAGTCAGCCAATGTATGTTTTTGCTGAGCCAGTAGAAACAGAAGAAAAAATTGCAGCGGCAGATTAG
- a CDS encoding glutathione S-transferase N-terminal domain-containing protein translates to MSSLTLYRLQACPFCERVVKVLQNLNLSYQSRFVLPMHSDRSVVKRITGARTVPVLIDDQTGAVVAESDTIVTYLQKTYGDR, encoded by the coding sequence ATGTCATCACTGACTCTTTATCGATTGCAGGCATGTCCATTCTGTGAGCGTGTCGTCAAGGTACTGCAGAATCTGAATCTCTCATACCAATCTAGATTTGTTTTACCGATGCATTCGGATCGATCAGTAGTCAAACGCATCACCGGTGCTCGTACAGTTCCCGTACTGATTGATGATCAGACTGGTGCTGTCGTAGCTGAAAGTGACACAATAGTCACATACTTACAGAAAACCTACGGTGATCGATAA
- a CDS encoding dihydrolipoyl dehydrogenase: MNEYDFIAIGTGSGLDVANVVANQGQAVAVVEKGPLGGTCLNRGCIPSKRLLYHADIKETIDRSEAFHIESEITNVDFESIVNEVNEDIASDAASIREGIKSADSIDLFEGTAAFVDDKTIEIQEGQDAGKTITADEILIAAGTRPTVPDIAGINSVDYLTSQEALELASPPEHLVVIGGGYIAAELAHFFGSFGSEISIIGRRQHLLPHVDEEVAKFFTAQYSDRFNVYTGYEAVEVNQAGETISVTACPYPSDESNGGSIEVSGTELLIAAGRRPNTDLLEMENTAVETDEQGYIEVNKYLQTSVSGNWALGDIVGEYLLKHNANHEAKTVVDNLYGEELTAVDYTAMPYAVFGSPEVAGVGDIEQDLDSETDDYATRTYQYEDTARGAAMKQSGLVKVIIDFDGNIRGCHIAGPDASTVIQEVVVAMKAGSGTIRDIRDSVHIHPALSEVVQRAFSGQFVPAGKRHEHHHH; this comes from the coding sequence ATGAACGAGTATGACTTCATTGCCATCGGAACTGGATCTGGGCTTGACGTCGCTAATGTCGTTGCAAACCAAGGGCAGGCGGTTGCAGTAGTCGAAAAAGGTCCGTTGGGTGGAACCTGTCTTAATAGGGGTTGTATTCCATCAAAACGGCTGCTTTACCACGCAGATATCAAGGAAACAATCGATCGATCGGAAGCATTTCATATTGAATCTGAGATTACGAATGTTGACTTTGAGTCTATTGTCAATGAGGTGAATGAAGACATCGCATCTGACGCTGCTTCCATTCGAGAGGGAATCAAATCTGCGGATTCAATTGACTTGTTTGAGGGTACTGCAGCCTTTGTTGATGATAAGACAATTGAGATTCAGGAGGGACAGGATGCTGGAAAAACAATAACTGCTGATGAGATCCTCATTGCAGCTGGTACTCGGCCTACTGTTCCAGATATCGCTGGGATTAACTCAGTTGATTATCTGACTAGTCAGGAGGCTCTTGAGTTAGCCTCTCCCCCCGAACACTTAGTCGTAATTGGTGGTGGATACATTGCCGCCGAACTTGCACACTTCTTTGGTTCATTCGGTAGTGAAATTAGCATAATTGGTCGACGACAACATCTGCTTCCACATGTAGACGAAGAGGTAGCCAAATTCTTTACCGCACAGTACAGTGACCGATTCAATGTTTACACTGGGTATGAAGCAGTTGAGGTCAACCAAGCTGGGGAAACCATATCGGTTACTGCTTGTCCATATCCCTCTGATGAATCCAATGGAGGTTCAATCGAAGTCTCGGGAACTGAGTTGCTAATTGCTGCTGGTCGTCGTCCGAACACTGATCTACTTGAAATGGAAAACACAGCGGTTGAGACCGACGAACAGGGGTATATTGAGGTAAATAAATACCTCCAAACGAGCGTTTCAGGAAACTGGGCGCTCGGGGACATCGTGGGGGAGTATTTACTGAAACATAACGCAAATCACGAGGCGAAAACCGTTGTTGATAACCTCTATGGAGAAGAGCTCACTGCTGTCGATTATACAGCTATGCCATATGCTGTCTTTGGCTCTCCAGAGGTTGCTGGTGTTGGAGATATTGAACAAGACTTGGATTCAGAAACGGACGACTATGCTACACGGACATATCAGTACGAGGATACTGCTAGAGGTGCTGCAATGAAGCAATCAGGGCTCGTGAAAGTAATCATTGATTTCGATGGTAACATCCGCGGGTGTCATATTGCCGGTCCTGATGCATCTACGGTTATCCAAGAGGTTGTTGTTGCAATGAAGGCTGGGAGTGGTACAATACGCGATATTCGAGACTCAGTCCATATTCATCCTGCTCTCTCTGAGGTCGTACAACGAGCGTTTTCCGGACAGTTTGTCCCAGCCGGAAAACGCCACGAACACCATCACCATTGA
- a CDS encoding vitamin K epoxide reductase family protein: protein MGQTLSQIETETEYGRNSIVNKLIGSFIVVAVIGWFASVFLTAVHFYALPMIDSPGSLDGSIAVLGSEWAYIGPIPLAMLGAGYYLTMMVLGGLWLQTKDQRIELPIIVITVTGLLASAYFVYLQLVPIGEICPFCMLSAAATTTLFSIELIVKYIGGGTAAPPVDGVRIWPMLFVGTILMTVVAMYGVTLAPIPTEPVLDTPFWA, encoded by the coding sequence ATGGGACAGACACTATCCCAGATCGAAACTGAGACTGAATATGGACGTAACTCAATAGTCAACAAGCTCATCGGCAGCTTCATTGTCGTTGCTGTTATTGGATGGTTCGCCAGCGTTTTTCTCACTGCAGTGCACTTCTATGCTCTCCCAATGATCGACTCTCCTGGAAGCCTTGATGGATCTATCGCTGTACTCGGCAGTGAGTGGGCATATATTGGTCCTATCCCTCTTGCAATGCTTGGAGCAGGTTACTATCTGACAATGATGGTGCTTGGTGGACTGTGGTTGCAAACAAAAGACCAGCGGATTGAGCTTCCAATTATCGTTATTACCGTCACCGGGCTGCTTGCGTCGGCATATTTTGTGTACTTACAGTTAGTACCGATTGGTGAAATCTGTCCTTTCTGTATGCTTTCTGCTGCAGCTACAACGACGCTGTTCTCCATTGAACTGATTGTCAAGTACATTGGCGGCGGAACCGCTGCCCCACCAGTTGATGGTGTTCGTATCTGGCCAATGTTGTTTGTTGGAACTATTTTGATGACAGTTGTTGCAATGTATGGTGTGACACTTGCTCCAATTCCAACAGAGCCAGTTTTGGATACGCCATTTTGGGCGTGA
- a CDS encoding redoxin domain-containing protein, whose amino-acid sequence MDVPFDLPKFSSIDPPDIDTTAPDFTRTLVTEEYWENQSLSDLTQDRSVLLCFHPMIGSFPAIYFWNEVADRDWENEYNVRVVGCTISTPYALIEFIKKRSLPSPIFSDPANTVAERFDIAHDLDGMAGVSEPRPATFLIDHEMTIRHRWIAEEWPEFPPYDAIETALQEI is encoded by the coding sequence ATGGATGTCCCATTCGATCTCCCGAAGTTCTCTTCAATTGATCCTCCAGACATAGATACGACAGCTCCTGACTTTACCCGGACGTTAGTAACTGAGGAGTACTGGGAAAATCAATCACTCTCTGACCTTACTCAAGATCGATCTGTGCTACTGTGTTTCCATCCGATGATCGGGAGCTTTCCTGCAATATATTTCTGGAATGAGGTCGCTGATCGAGATTGGGAAAATGAATATAACGTCCGGGTGGTTGGCTGCACTATTTCAACGCCGTATGCACTGATTGAATTCATCAAAAAACGTTCTCTTCCCTCTCCGATTTTTAGTGATCCAGCAAATACGGTCGCTGAACGATTTGATATCGCTCACGACCTCGATGGCATGGCCGGTGTTTCTGAGCCGCGACCAGCAACGTTTTTAATTGATCACGAAATGACTATCCGTCACCGATGGATTGCCGAAGAATGGCCGGAATTCCCTCCATATGATGCGATTGAGACAGCACTACAGGAGATCTAA
- a CDS encoding aspartate aminotransferase family protein: MEPNRSVAESKRLHQRALDTLPGGVSHNVRYEDPHPIYIERAEGPHVWDADGNKYVDFWMNHLVSVLGHSYPDVVEAVQKQAEQGLHYGAMNKKALRLAERVQDFVPSAERVRFCASGTEATMYAVRLARAHTGNDVILKPTGGWHGGSTDLSAYVNPPLEQPESAGLPSGSVDDLYGFPMNDTDAVQALLEKHDVAGVILEPVLLTGAGGSLDTSFLQFLKDESEERGFELIFDEVVTGFRVSPGSYQARIDIVPDITTLGKVLGGGLPVGALCGRAELFENTRPDTDISPDERVLAGGGTFTANPMTATAGLKTLEVLDNEPVYQHTEQKASRLRDELNAIYEELGIDAVTKGLSSLFLSHFQPESSLNDIRSIKEETNKEALHEFHTRLADRGYYFLPGHTGSISYQTTDEHIDGFIAAAEDVVATMQSKGAL, encoded by the coding sequence ATGGAGCCAAATCGATCCGTAGCTGAAAGTAAGCGTCTCCACCAACGGGCACTCGATACACTTCCTGGTGGTGTTTCGCATAATGTTCGATATGAAGATCCGCATCCCATATATATTGAGCGAGCCGAGGGCCCTCACGTCTGGGATGCCGATGGAAACAAATATGTTGACTTTTGGATGAATCATCTTGTTAGCGTGCTCGGACACTCATATCCGGATGTTGTTGAAGCAGTACAGAAACAAGCTGAACAGGGACTCCACTACGGAGCAATGAATAAAAAAGCACTTCGGCTAGCTGAACGTGTGCAGGATTTTGTTCCCTCAGCTGAGCGGGTTCGATTCTGTGCTTCTGGAACAGAAGCAACAATGTATGCTGTTCGGCTTGCCAGAGCGCATACTGGTAATGATGTCATTCTCAAACCGACCGGAGGTTGGCATGGAGGAAGTACGGATCTTTCTGCATATGTTAATCCGCCGCTTGAACAGCCGGAATCAGCTGGATTACCATCTGGGTCCGTTGATGATCTTTATGGCTTTCCGATGAATGATACTGATGCTGTTCAAGCCCTACTTGAGAAACATGATGTCGCTGGTGTTATCTTGGAACCCGTGCTGCTGACTGGGGCTGGAGGATCTCTTGATACATCGTTCCTACAGTTTCTCAAGGATGAAAGTGAAGAACGTGGATTTGAGCTGATTTTTGACGAAGTTGTAACCGGCTTTCGTGTCTCTCCAGGTAGTTATCAGGCCCGCATCGACATTGTCCCTGATATCACTACGCTTGGAAAAGTTCTCGGTGGCGGATTGCCGGTTGGAGCACTATGTGGTCGTGCTGAACTTTTTGAAAATACACGTCCCGATACCGATATTTCTCCTGATGAACGTGTTCTCGCTGGCGGGGGCACATTTACTGCGAATCCAATGACTGCAACTGCCGGCCTGAAAACCTTAGAGGTTCTTGATAATGAACCGGTATACCAGCACACAGAACAAAAGGCGAGTAGACTCCGAGATGAACTTAACGCTATTTATGAAGAGCTTGGTATTGATGCTGTTACTAAAGGCTTGAGTTCACTCTTCTTATCCCATTTTCAACCAGAGTCTTCACTTAACGACATTCGTAGTATCAAGGAAGAGACAAATAAAGAGGCACTACATGAATTCCACACCCGGCTTGCTGACCGCGGCTACTATTTCCTTCCTGGACATACCGGAAGCATTTCATACCAGACGACTGACGAACACATTGACGGATTTATAGCAGCAGCAGAAGATGTGGTCGCTACAATGCAATCTAAAGGAGCGCTCTGA